A genomic stretch from Telmatocola sphagniphila includes:
- a CDS encoding potassium-transporting ATPase subunit F — MNEIEVIGLAISLLLLVYLGIALLKPEWFS, encoded by the coding sequence ATGAATGAGATTGAAGTCATAGGACTCGCAATTTCCCTACTGTTGCTGGTTTACCTGGGAATCGCCTTACTGAAGCCGGAGTGGTTTTCATGA